The following proteins are co-located in the Larimichthys crocea isolate SSNF chromosome XXIV, L_crocea_2.0, whole genome shotgun sequence genome:
- the LOC113744558 gene encoding ankyrin repeat domain-containing protein 34B, with protein MGEPPSDCSPLIGAASSGKLRLVRLLVEGGAQVNGCNPRGETALLAACKALRGDPAGPETVKLLTYLLQNKADPNAQDRAGRTALMYACMKRAGAQVASTLLAAGADPCMEDYSGASALVYAVNAQHQPTLKVLMDACKARGRDIIIISTELGVNGGPVTRHYLNVPPSPDTSPVPCMSPSDIVLKTSSPNSPEGENVFNFRGPGKRGSSSSSSSTFPPSRLPSSELSPLSQCSTPPSPRQRLLSEPWLAIHNLACLNQAYKEGTRERRPQEGGDGEDDKEGEDEEPRFHQYRIDGRTEEAVQRRSGGENYSSCRGDFLQRVSQSLLSLTEMSSSQVTSRRLRCFTPGASASDKMTQKNDEVPACAPPHSHLRRNTLPSVMVFPPLLHLPPLVNRSNSHLRIPTQVSPSKSRSMVFLPHPPSTSPPSSSPRASARPTALPRLTLASSVTSLVGSPASCCSERSRRSLRRHSVQLEQIGRGNI; from the exons ATGGGGGAACCTCCTTCGGACTGCAGCCCCCTCATCGGTGCAGCATCCTCGGGTAAGCTCCGTCTGGTCCGCCTGCTGGTGGAAGGCGGTGCTCAGGTAAACGGGTGCAACCCGAGAGGAGAGACCGCTCTCCTGGCTGCCTGTAAGGCCTTGAGAGGGGATCCTGCTGGGCCTGAGACTGTAAAGCTCCTCACATACCTGCTCCAGAACAAG GCAGATCCAAACGCACAGGACCGGGCTGGACGCACCGCTCTCATGTACGCCTGCATGAAGCGAGCAGGAGCTCAGGTGGCGTCCACCCTGCTGGCTGCAGGAGCCGACCCCTGCATGGAGGACTACTCCGGAGCTTCAGCGCTGGTGTATGCCGTCAATGCACAGCACCAGCCGACGCTGAAG GTGTTGATGGATGCCTGCAAGGCCAGGGGtcgtgacatcatcatcatctcaacTGAGCTGGGTGTGAACGGAGGCCCGGTGACCCGGCATTACCTGAACGTCCCTCCATCTCCTGACACCTCACCGGTGCCCTGCATGTCACCGTCTGACATCGTCCTGAAGACGAGCTCACCCAACTCGCCTGAGGGAGAGAACGTCTTCAACTTCAGAGGACCTG gaaaaagaggaagcagcagcagcagcagcagcacttttcCTCCCTCCAGACTTCCCTCCTCTGAGTTGAGTCCATTGAGCCAGTGTAGCACTCCGCCGTCGCCGAGGCAGAGACTGTTATCTGAACCATGGCTGGCCATTCACAACCTGGCCTGTCTGAACCAGGCTTACAAGGAGGGCACGAGGGAGAGGAGGCCACAGGAGGGTGGAGACGGAGAGGATGacaaggaaggagaggatgaggagccTCGTTTTCATCAATACAGGATTGatgggaggacagaggaggcCGTTCAAAGGAGGTCTGGAGGAGAGAATTACAGCAGCTGTCGTGGGGATTTCCTTCAGAGGGTTTCTCAGTCGCTCCTGTCCCTCACAGAGATGAGCTCATCTCAGGTGACCTCGAGAAGACTGAGGTGTTTTACGCCTGGAGCTTCAGCTTCGGACAAAATGACCCAAAAAAACGATGAGGTTCCCGCCTGTGCGCCTCCTCACTCCCACCTCCGCAGGAACACCCTCCCCTCCGTCATggtgtttcctcctctccttcacctccccCCTTTAGTCAACCGATCGAACTCCCACCTCCGGATACCAACCCAGGTTTCACCTTCCAAAAGCAGGAGCATGGTGTTTCTGCCTCACCCGCCCAGCacctctccaccctcctcttcaCCCAGAGCATCTGCGAGACCGACAGCGCTCCCTCGGCTGACGCTCGCCTCCTCTGTCACCTCCTTGGTTGGTTCTCCCGCATCCTGCTGCAgtgagaggagcaggaggtcaCTGCGCCGCCACTCGGTGCAGCTTGAACAGATCGGACGAGGAAACATTTAA